The Streptomyces sp. CC0208 genome window below encodes:
- the cyc1 gene encoding epi-isozizaene synthase: MPAFPHSTTSTPTAIAVPPSLSLPVIEAAFPRQLHPYWPRLQEKTRTWLLEKRLMPADKVAEYADGLCYTDLMAGYYLGAPDEVLQAIADYSAWFFVWDDRHDRDIVHRRPGAWRRLRFRLHAALDSPRDHLRHEDPLVAAFADCMVRLYSFLPQSWNTRFAGHFHEVIEAYDREFRNRTKGIIPTVEEYLALRRLTFAHWIWTDLLEPSAGCELPDGVRKNPAFQRAALLSQEFAAWYNDLCSLPKEIAGDEVHNLGISLIKHQGLTLEEAIREMRRLIGKCVDAFLVAEDDALRFADGLDDGTVRGKELSTAVRACVRNMRNWFSAVYWFHHESGRYMVDSWDDRSTPPYVNNEAAGEK, translated from the coding sequence GTGCCTGCTTTCCCACACAGCACCACATCGACGCCGACGGCGATCGCGGTTCCACCGTCGCTCTCTCTCCCGGTGATCGAGGCAGCGTTTCCCAGGCAACTGCACCCGTATTGGCCCAGGCTCCAGGAGAAGACACGCACCTGGCTTCTGGAAAAACGGCTCATGCCGGCGGACAAGGTGGCCGAATATGCCGACGGACTGTGCTACACGGACCTGATGGCGGGGTACTACCTCGGCGCCCCCGACGAGGTCCTCCAGGCGATAGCGGACTACAGCGCGTGGTTCTTCGTCTGGGACGACCGGCACGACCGTGACATCGTCCACCGCCGTCCGGGCGCGTGGCGGCGGCTGAGGTTCCGTTTGCACGCGGCGCTCGACTCCCCGCGGGATCATCTGCGCCACGAGGATCCGCTGGTCGCCGCCTTCGCCGACTGCATGGTGCGGCTGTACTCGTTCCTGCCGCAGAGCTGGAACACCCGGTTCGCCGGGCACTTCCACGAGGTGATCGAGGCCTACGACCGCGAATTCCGCAATCGCACCAAGGGAATCATTCCCACGGTCGAGGAATACCTGGCCCTGCGCCGCCTCACCTTCGCGCACTGGATCTGGACGGATCTGCTGGAGCCCAGTGCGGGATGCGAACTCCCGGACGGGGTGAGGAAAAACCCTGCGTTCCAACGGGCGGCCCTGCTCAGCCAGGAATTCGCCGCCTGGTACAACGACCTCTGCTCGCTCCCCAAGGAAATCGCGGGAGACGAGGTCCACAATCTCGGCATCAGTCTCATCAAGCACCAGGGGCTGACCCTCGAAGAGGCGATCCGGGAAATGCGGCGGCTGATCGGGAAATGCGTGGACGCATTCCTCGTGGCCGAGGACGACGCCCTCCGTTTCGCCGACGGTCTCGACGACGGCACCGTGCGGGGAAAGGAACTGAGCACCGCCGTCCGGGCCTGTGTCCGCAATATGCGCAACTGGTTCAGCGCCGTCTACTGGTTCCACCACGAGTCCGGCCGTTACATGGTCGACAGCTGGGACGACCGGTCCACGCCCCCGTACGTCAACAACGAAGCGGCAGGTGAGAAATGA